actgaaatgtacacacacttcctgatctatCAGGcgagtttaaaaaatgacaagtatatgaaaaactatgaaaccagcaaggaattccttttgaaacttggtaaactggcttttgacaaccttgagaaaggcaatctcatattttatgagcaagatctgatAGGGAATAACATTAATGTCAgtcaagcttcagtttactctggagtgtgcacagaagtctttaaggaggaatatggattgtatcaggagaaggtgtactgctttgtgcatctgagcatccaggagtatctcgctgctttatatgtgtttctgtcaaactcatcagctgacctgctgaagactgcagtggatcaggcattaaagagcaagaatggacacttggacctctacctccgcttcctccttggcctctcaacagactccagtaaaaGTCTGTTACAAAAACTTTTGGGAGAGACAAGACCCAGCTCACATAACATTAAGGAAACGGCCCAGtacatcaaggagaaaatacaggagaatttatctgcagaaaggaccatcaacctgttccactgtctgaatgaactgggtgacaattctctaatagaggaagtacaaagatacctgagttcaggaagcctttcagcagcagacctctcacctgcacagtggtcagctctggcctttgtgttactgatgtcagataaggagctggatgtgtttgatctgaagaaatacatcagatcagatgaaggtcttcagaggctgctgcctgtgatcaagaaatctaggacagctctgtaagttAGTATGTAATGATCTTACATATGTCTGTTGCTAAATAAGTACAGATGTAATTCATGATACTGCTTTTATATCTTATCAGAACAATTAGGGTGTATTTATATGAACACCCAGAAATTCTTTTTCATTCTGGATACTGCAGGATTTGTATATTCTTTAACATTCTTGctgtggtgtgtggttcagtgggtttggactctgtgtctgtggtcagaaggtcaccggtttaaatatctggctggcagagtgatgctggttttggacccttgagcaaggcccttaccccccagcttcaggggggctggatgctggccaaccctgagctctgacctgtatgtgtgtgtcagagagagcaagatcagagaggcaacagcagtattttaccaGGGGGATGAATAACGCTTCACTATTTCATTCCTATCTGACAGGATTGGTAATTGTGTGAttagtgttttggaaatttaacagGTTCTCAgatacagcaaacagaaaataaggatttcagtcatgatgtcagcaattcaaaagtcatataaaaaattataattaaaataacttaAGCTCTTCTTGACATTCAAACCCCCATAAACATGTACACTTACACACATCCGaggcaggaactgaacccaAAACCCTAGAACCCCTGggtcggctgtagtgctgatcactgagccccagcgctgctcagagctttaGTAAAATACTTATGCATATATTACAGAGTCTCAGGGTAACTCACCCTGTAAGGTCATTAAAAAGCAGGTTCGTGTCGGCTGGGGAGTGTCAAGTAAAAACTATTTGTGTTTCTGACTAGGACaaggaaacaacaaaataactgatatttcAGCTATATGCTGCATGTCGTATTGTACTtaaaaatttttattttgattttttatttgatatacctgtgtgtggtgtatgtatttatatcttaACACGTTACCTTTTCCAGGCTGGACAGGTGTagactcacagagacatgctgtgaagtgttggcttcagctctcagatcaaactcctgtcagctgagagagctggacctgagtgacaatgacctgcaggattcaggggtgcagctgctctctgctggactgggggattcacactgtacactggagatactgaggtcaatattactgggtattccacactgtaatgtgtaattactgaaatctttattgaagtcgtcacatttacttaaaagtaatactcatagtggtgaggtgtttttatttattggacagatattttctgtctctctgcagggtgtcaggctgtagagtcacagaagaaggctgttcttccctggcttcagctctgaggtcaaacccctcacacctgagagagctggatctgagtgacagtgacctgcaggattcaggggtgaagctgctctctgctggactgggggattcacactgtacactggagatattgaggtcaatattactgggtattccacactgtaatgtgtgattactgaaatctttattgaagtcgtcacatttacttaaaagtaatactcatagtggtgaggtatttttatttattggacagatattttctgtctctctgcagggtgtcaggctgtagagtcacagaagaaggctgttcttccctggcttcagctctgaggtcaaacccctctcacctgagagagctggacctgagtgacaatgacctgcaggattcaggggtgaagctgctctctgctggactgggggattcacactgtacactggagatactgaggtcaatattactgggtattccacagtGTAATTACTGAAATCTTTAATGAAGTCGTCACATTTAGTTAAAAGTAATACTCATGGAGgtgaggtgtttttatttattggacagatattttctgtctctctgcaggctgccattctgtagagtcacagaagaaggctgttcttccctggcttcagctctgaggtcaaacccctcacacctgagagagctggacctgagctacaatcacccaggagactcaggagtgaagctgttctctgctctactggaggatcccagctataacctggagaagctgaagtgagtatagaatgtgtgtctgtccctgCTATAGACTCATGTATGTGGAGAAAgtacaacaattaaataaatggatacagcagtactatgtcattctgcttctgctatagtgtggaccacagtggagagtgcaggaccagaccagggatCCAGAAATGTAAGTCTGTATGCATGTTTTTATGCTTAATACAATTAATACTACTTTATGACAGCATTCACATAATTattgtgatgtgttttttttttcttctttgggtttaaaaatgactattttCTTAAATAACAATGGGAGTCTGGGGACTTCTGTAGTAGTACTGTTTTGAGATTTGTTAGGATTGTCCTAAGACAACACTCGTAATCTCCCCAAACTGGGTGTGACACTGAACGTCTCCTCAGTCTGCGCTAGAGATGGGAATTTCGGCTCTTTTTAGTGAGTCGGATCATTTGGCTCAGCTCACCAAGAAGAGCCGGCTCTTCCGGCTCCCAAACGATTcttcattttattacttttattatcaGCGCTGTTATGACGCATGATTGATATGTGTACTAAACCTTATGATTTTCTCAATACCATCATGTTTGGTATAGAAAGATGAAATGTAAAAACCTCAAACACTACTACACGTGGATTGAACATTATATAGTGGAAAatctgtttttgtctttgatACCATTAACAgttaaataacataaataacgaATACCAATAAAGATATTATAAAGAAATTACAACGAGCAAAACACCAGCATCCAACAGTTTTAGTATCTATCCACTTTAACAACTATCTATCACCTGTCTATCAGtgcaacattttaacatttccttTGGGGCAGAAAGGCTAAGTGCCTCAGCTTAGACGGGCTGATCCGGCTTCTGGCAGTAGCAGCACGCTAGCCTGTCTTTTTCCTTCCATCTGAATTGTTGGATGCGCAGCTCCTAAGTGTCTGTGAAGGTTGTTTGTGGATCCTGATCGAAATGACTTGCAAACTGTGCATTGTGCCTTTGAGTTATCATAgctattaaaatgcatccaAATGCCGCTTCGTTTCCAACTATCACTCATCTTGGCTATTGTTCGCGCACCacactctctctttctctcctcctttcccccctccctgccccttATCTGaccagtgttgccaactatttTCAATGTAAGGTAGATAAAGTCTGCTCGAAAAGTCGCCAAATGTCGGTAGATGGCGTCATgcgtatatttgcatattgatGACGTAATTACGTCGTATTTGTATTCTGCGTGTTTTCCCTAATCCTTCCTCACGTGTCCAGTATAAAACTATCAATTACGTTACATATTTTCTGTCAGACAACATTTTTATTACACGTATATATGTTTTATGTGTATATGAGTTTAATAAGTTTAATGAAGTTTGTCGTTGTTTATGAGTAAGTAGAATCACGTACAGTCAATCAGATGTAGCTCAGTAAACGATCTCAGACGAGTTCAGAAACTGGAATGAACTTAAGCTCTGTAACAGTGAGTAATATAAGtgcatcagaagaaaaaataaataaataagaaaaaataagaagaaacggtcaaattaaatagttttatttcaagcaaaggagaagcaGGTAAGTGATTGGTCCGTGGCAACATCGTTTGCATATGCGCAGCTCATTCACATCTATGTCAGCTGCCGTGCGGTCACGGGAATATGCTGCTCCTTTCAGCTGGAGCTAGCGCTCACTGatcagagcagacacagggagTTGAGTAACTGTACCGGGAAAGCAAGACCTCGCGCTTACAGGACAGTACTGGCGACATTTGGAAAGTTGCTAAGGTTTGTCCAgaagtcgctagatttgtcgctaggcgcttttttgaaaaaaagtcGTCAAGGGGGTCTGGAAAGTCGCTAAATctagcgacaaagtcgctaagttggcaacactgtcTGACTCATCACGTGATTGGTCGCGCGGCTCACACGCCATTAACACAAACTTCAGTCACAGTCAGAGCAGCATGGAGCGCTGAGCCGCggagatgttttgttttataaaaatgtctcttgGTCAGGATCCGGATCTTTTGAACGGCGCGTCCGCGATCGACACATGACTAGTCGGCGCTGAACGCTGCTGGAGGGCGGTATGTGTCCGAAGTGGTTTGAAAGaagtttttattttgaagtaaaGACAAATTACCTTCTAGTGGTACTCTTTGTGGTACAATTTCAAGTTTAAAACGTtttattaatgctgtttgtaattttatttacctgtaattaaggcTATTAATTTAGCACGCGCAGCATTTCGCCCCGTCTTCCCGCCGGCGTCGCGCgggcgtccgacatttcctgaggtatttcacatacttgaattcctgcttcgtttttatattttgtgtatcgtatagaataatagagcgcaggctaaagcagtggttctcaaactgagggccaccagatggcgctaGGGGGGCCACATCGAAATTgtagaatctaaaaaaaaaaaaaatacctgtatgtaaatcaggcttgtcaacctatgtaaaatataatgtattaaaaaatgtaaatataaattttacttaGCACACTACGCTGCTATGGACATTATAAATTACTGTTCAGTATTCAGTGCTTTTGTTGCACTTTTCAGACAATTTTAGTTTTACtgtcaaaactgttttaatacaatgttatattttgtgaaatgtaaatttaacaaaccagagaaataaagactacaaacagaatctaaaatctaaaattaagtaaaattgtaagtttgaggatgttttgcgtcatgatttttttttttgaggaggggggccacaaaaggattcaccctacacaagggggcctcctgctgaaaaagtttgagaaccactgggctaaagtgcagttcggtTACCAGCGAGTATCTCAGCGCTGCgtgtctcacagcgcagggggcagccggagcgccgcagactcgggcggctacatgagtatattgggaataaaatgtgtgtattggagcgagttctgtgttagtgagtgtgtgaggtgtgacagtgataatgatggagatgctgggcttcgtgatgggattaatcgctcttcctcttgcctacagactcctgccagctgacgctggaccccaacacagcaaacagatacctgtctctgtcagaggggaacaggaaggtgacatggggggaagagcagccatatcctgatcatccagagagatttgactacTGGGACCaggttctgtgcagagagagtctgactggtcgctgttactgggaagctgagtggagtggagatgtagcctggataggagtgacttataaaggaatcaggaggaaaggaaacAGTGCTGACTGTGAGCTTGgagccaatgacaagtcatggatgctgcgctgctctcctgacagttactctgtctgtcacaataataaacagactgtcatacccataaagccctcaggctcccgcagagtaggagtgtatctggactgggcggctggtactctgtccttctacagagtctcctctgatggagtgaccctcctgtacagcttcacctcctcattcactgaacccctctgtccagggtttTGGGTTAATTATAACtcctccgtgtccctgtgcatgctgggatagctcactgtgagctggaggaatcatttttaccttatcagagtgtcacatgtcacatgccgctgcttctccatggcaaaaaggtaaaatctgctttttaaccagtataaccctttttactctgaaGTGTGACATATTTTAGATAAAATAAGTGACTGGGTTCAGCAAACTGAACAAACAGGCAAAATGATtgtctgattaaaatgtaatgaaatgtaatcctgatgagtgggggggcttttcccctcccctgtatgtgtacattttatatatttctgtctgtatgttgtatttgctacctgtacactgacaataaaggcttcatattgtatcctattaatgtcctggtTCAGCTCTGGTCAAAGCGTGAGGTAACTGGGTAAcataaatcatataatacaattaaataaatacactttACTGTAATTGAACATAACTAAAAGCAGGGGCGATTTTAGCCCATTTTTGGGGGTACTTGGCTTAAAACAGGACATGTTAGCTGCATTTAACCTTCAGTAACTCTTTCTTTATATAGTTAGGTAGTAGGAGTCAGACCATGTCTCTTATTAGCTGAAAAACATTACcccagggctctcaagtgtcacgcattgagagtgacagtcactcttttcattcttttgtcacgcactcccgccacacattgtatttctcacgcggaaaaataatttgtaggctaatatgccgcagagcccaatttttccccagaccgcggcacagtagcgcctcactataaaacaagcgtgtctccgctggagtctaatggtgcgttcgtttttctctcggaactcggaaattctgagctGAGTGACATTATGATAcattcgattatttctctccaagtcggaactcggatgaaacacgcctcttttatgacgttgaagtcggacaagatttgccccaaga
The Paramormyrops kingsleyae isolate MSU_618 chromosome 4, PKINGS_0.4, whole genome shotgun sequence genome window above contains:
- the LOC140588995 gene encoding NLR family CARD domain-containing protein 3-like, with product MLEKRHLLLQYQRTIKSNLKKKFECVFEGKAKEGQPTLLKEIYTELYITEGGAGEVSDEHEVRQIETASKKRVTEDTTDKCNDIFKPLHGRVTPIRTVLTKGVAGIGKTISVQKVILDWAEGKANQDIHFIFALPFRDLNLIKDEYSLIDLLHHFVPELKSLESTELCRCKVLLIFDGLDECRLPLDFQNNESWFDLTKKTSLDVLLTNLIKGNLLPSALLWITSRPAAANQIPPECVHQVTEIRGFSDAQKEEYFRKRFSDQGLASRIITHVKSSRSLFIMCHIPVFCWISATVLERFLSETEKGEIPRTLTEMYTHFLIYQASLKNDKYMKNYETSKEFLLKLGKLAFDNLEKGNLIFYEQDLIGNNINVSQASVYSGVCTEVFKEEYGLYQEKVYCFVHLSIQEYLAALYVFLSNSSADLLKTAVDQALKSKNGHLDLYLRFLLGLSTDSSKSLLQKLLGETRPSSHNIKETAQYIKEKIQENLSAERTINLFHCLNELGDNSLIEEVQRYLSSGSLSAADLSPAQWSALAFVLLMSDKELDVFDLKKYIRSDEGLQRLLPVIKKSRTALLDRCRLTETCCEVLASALRSNSCQLRELDLSDNDLQDSGVQLLSAGLGDSHCTLEILRVSGCRVTEEGCSSLASALRSNPSHLRELDLSDSDLQDSGVKLLSAGLGDSHCTLEILRVSGCRVTEEGCSSLASALRSNPSHLRELDLSDNDLQDSGVKLLSAGLGDSHCTLEILRLPFCRVTEEGCSSLASALRSNPSHLRELDLSYNHPGDSGVKLFSALLEDPSYNLEKLNVDHSGECRTRPGIQKYSCQLTLDPNTANRYLSLSEGNRKVTWGEEQPYPDHPERFDYWDQVLCRESLTGRCYWEAEWSGDVAWIGVTYKGIRRKGNSADCELGANDKSWMLRCSPDSYSVCHNNKQTVIPIKPSGSRRVGVYLDWAAGTLSFYRVSSDGVTLLYSFTSSFTEPLCPGFWVNYNSSVSLCMLG